From Sphingobacterium bambusae:
TGTGGCGCTAGCCTTTAAATCGGAAGCCATGCTTTATGCAGGCAGTGTAGCGAAATACAACGAAACGGTAGCGGGCCGGCTTACTGGGCTAGGCGATAAAACGGGTGTTCGGGTGATTGGCTTTGCGGAAAATGCTTGGCAACCGGCATCGAAGAAATATTTCAGGGAGGCCTATCTCGCTGCGCGTGAAGTGATGCAGGGCGGCAAATATGCGCTCTATAAAAAGAAATGGGCCGCTAACGATCGGGAAGCGCAATACCAAAACATGGTTGACATGTTCAGCGATGCCGAAAGTCCAGAAAATATCTATTTGAAGGAATACACTTTTCCGGTATCTACCCACGGTTATGATGCCTATAGTGCGCCTTTTATCTTTAAAGCACCTTTAGCATCGGGCACTTGTCCTACGCTTGACTTTATGGAGCTTTATGAAGGCTTTCCGCGCTATCCCGATGGCACGATTAAGGTAACGACGGGCAACTCCAACACGCAAGGTGATTATTTGCTTTATGATAACCCGATGGACTTCTTTAGCAATGCCGAACCTCGATTGCGGGCATACGTGATATTCCCCGGTGACCGATTCAAAGGTAGAGATATTGAAGTACGCGCAGGTGTTTACACGGGGGCTGTACCAGTGAAACCGTTTTTCACGGATTATTCCTATCAAGCGGCAGAGAACAGGTACCAAAACTTGAATGCCTACCGGGCTACGCCGAAAACCCTTTTTCTAAGCCCACGGGAAGGTGTGTCACAGGAAGTGGTGAATTACAACGGGACAACCATAACCGCTGCCGGTGCCAACGGCCCATTTTTTGACAATGGCGAAGGAAACCTAACGGGGCTTTACGGCAGAAAATGGTTGAACCCCGATCCTGCCTTCGTGGCCGGAGAAGGAAGATCGGATCAACACTTTGTGTTGATGCGTTATGCGGAAGTGTTGTTGAATGCCGCGGAAGCTGCCGTGGAACTATCTCTTGCTGGAGAGGCTTCGCCTGATGGAGCAGACCTGATGCAGGTGGCTACACAAGCGGTGAACGATATTCGGGAGCGCGCTGGAGCATCTTTGTTGTCGGGCGTACTGACGGCGACCGAGAGCGGTCGCAATACCGTGCGCAAGGAGAGACGCAAAGAGCTGGCCTTGGAACATAAGTCTAAATGGGATATCCGCCGCTGGCGGGTGCAGCACTATGAAGGACGAAATGGCTTCTGGGGTGAAAACAGAAATAAGGACGCGTTTAGTAATAATATCCGCTATCGTTTCCGCGGACTTTATCCCTTCTTCTCGACCAATAGTGGAAAATACTTTTTCGATGCCAGATTTCAATGGGTGAGTTTGAAAACCTTTGAATACAATGTGATCGACTATTATTTCGCCATTCCGGGCGGAGAAGTAGCGAAGAGTGCGGTAATAGACCAGCAGCCCAACCGCTAAGGATGCGGAGCGCGATGCTGCAATAGAAAATAAATAGAACAAAGAAAATCTAAAAATAATCAGATGAAAAAGACAAGCATGTTTATAGCCTTAGCGTCTCTTTTGTTGTTGGCTTCTTGCAACCTCTTCGAGCTGGATAGTTATCCTGCGCCGGCAGAAACCCTGCACGGAGAGGTGGTGGATGTGGCTACCGGAAAGCGGGTGCTAACGGATCAAGGAAGTGAAGGAATACGGGTGCGCCTTATTGAGACCAGCTGGGGAGAAAATGTAACGCCCAATCCGGACTTTTTCTGTATGCCGGATGGTACATTCCAGCATACGAAAATTTTTAAGGGAACCTATAACGTACAGATAGATGGACCATTTATCCCCTTACTGCGCGAAGATGAGCGTGGAGTGCCCATTGCCGATGAGACGAAAGACCTCGACATTGAGGGGGTAACAGAGGCGAAATTTGAGGTGCAGCCCTTCCTGAATGTGGAATGGGTGGGCGAGCCGCAGGTAGTGAATGGCAAGATACAGGCGAAGGTGCGCGTGAGCCGCGGTGTGACGGAGAACGAATTTCGCGAGAAGATAGAGCCCATGGGCGGCTACAGCAGCAGCTTCCAAAATGTGACCGATATTCAGCTATTTGTCAGCTATTCCTCGTCGGTAGGATACCGTGCACGCGATGAGCGCTGGACAAGCGCCCTCGACTATACCGGCTCTTCATTTAATAGCTTGCTGGGACAGACGGTGACAATCGAGTCAAACGGAACGATTCCACCGGGGCGAATTGTCTTTATCCGCGCAGCGGCACGTATCAACTACGATACACCGGTCGGAAGCGGTACTAGACGCTACAACTATACGGATGCCAAAGAGGTATTTGTAAACTAAGGACAGGAAAATATAGATAGGTAATGAAAAATTGGACTGTATATGTGGGCATGGCCGTTCTGCTGGGAGGCGGATCGGCCATGGCGCAACAAAAAACCGACAAGGTAAAAACGACCTTTCAGACCTCGCGGGAATGGCGCCCGACGATAGACAATCGCGCGGATGCGGTGATGGTTTACGGTGTGGGCGGCAATCCATCGGACAAGCACAAGCGCGTGCCCTTTGCCGAGCGCGTGAAGTCGTGGAAAGACCGCGGCTATACCGTGCATTTTATGACGGGTATCGCTTGGGGTGAATACCAAGATTACTTCACCGGGCAATGGGACGGGCAGTGGCATTTGGATGAAGGGCAGGTGACCCAAGCGCAAGACACCATATGGCATGGACATATGGTGCCCTACATTGTGCCAACAGACAATTTTTTGAAATACCTGAAGGAACGCCATATCAAGCCGGTGATCGATGCGGGCATAGACGCCATCTTCATGGAAGAGCCGGAATTTTGGGCAAGGGCAGGATACAGTGCGGCGTTCAAACGAGAATGGAAGAAGTATTATGGCTTTGATTGGCGACCACAGCACGAGTCGCCAGAGAATACCTACCTGGCCAACAAGCTGAAGTACCAGCTCTACTACAAAGCCTTGGAAGAGGTGTTTACCTTTGCCAAGGCCTATGGTAAAACCAAGGGCATGGATGTCAAATGCTATGTGCCTACACATTCGCTCGTGAACTATGCCCAGTGGATGATCGTTTCGCCGGAGGCTAGCCTAGCCTCGCTACCGGTAGTGGATGGCTACATTGCGCAAGTATGGACGGGTACCTCTCGGGAGCCCAATTTTTTCAATGGTAAGGAAAGAGAGCGGGTCTTTGAAACGGCCTACCTAGAGTATGGTTCGATGGCCTCCATGACCGCCCCGACGGGCCGAAAGATGTTCTTCTTGACGGACCCCATTGAAGACCGCGCAAAAGACTGGGTAGATTATAAGACGAACTACCAAGCAACCTTTGTGGCACAGCTACTGTATCCGCAGATTGCCGATTATGAGGTTATGCCTTGGCCAGAGCGTATTTACGAAGGGCTATACCGCACCAATCCGAACAGCGAGGACAAGCAGCGCATTCCGCGCCCTTACTCGACCCAGATGCAGGTGATGATCAACTCGCTAAACCAAATGCCCTTGAGCGATAATAAACTCTCGGGCAGCGCCGGCATATCTGTGCTGATGGCCAACTCGTTGATGTTTCAACGTTTCCCGACACATGCAGGCTATGATGATCCGCAATTGGCCAATTTTTATGGCTTGGCGCTACCTTTTCTGAAACAAGGCGTGCCGGTAAAGACCGTACATATCGAGAATCTAGGATTTAAAGAGGCTCTGACGGACACCAAGCTGTTGCTAATGACCTATGCGAATATGAAACCCCTAGAGCCGGTGGCCCATGAGCAATTGGCTGCCTGGGTGAAGGCGGGCGGGCAGTTGATCTACTGCGGAACGGATAAGGATCCGTTTCAAACGGTGCAGGAATGGTGGAATAGCCAAGGTAATACCTATCCTGCTCCTGCAGATCACCTCTTTGAAAAAATGGGTATAGCTGCCGGCGCAGCCGAAGGCTTATATACCTTTGGGAAAGGAGCTGTGCAGATCGTACGCGTGGACCCGAAAGATTTTGTGCTGAAAACAAACCACAGCCAACAGCTGATCAGCATGGCGCAGGCGCGATACAAAGCGGCAACGGGAAGTAGCTTGGCCTTCAAGAACAACTTTTACCTGCGGCGTGGCCCATTTGAGCTGCTGGCCGTGCTGGATGAAAGTGTCAACGACGATCATTACACGATACGCGGGACGCTGATCGACCTCTTTGACCCAAAACTGCCGGTGTATCGCGAGCGATCCATTGCGCCGGGCGAGCAGGCTTACTTTTTTAACGTGGACTTGCTGGAAAATAAGAAAAAGCCGCAGGTGCTCGCGGCGGCCAGTCGGGTTTATGACGAGCAGATCGGAAAATCAACTTATGCCTACTTGGCCAAAAGTCCGATAGAGACGACGAACATCTCGCGGGTATTGCTGCCTAAGCGGCCGAAGACGGTGTTGGTAAATGGGATGGAGGTATTTGACCTGCAACATTGGGACGAGGCGTCCAAGACCTATCTACTGGGCTTTGAGAACAATCCTGAGGGGGTTAAGGTCAGTTTTGCATGGTAAGGGATACGCTGTAGCTGTGTTCTGAAAGGGGGGGATGCAAAAATTGAACAGATGGTATCATTTTTTGAATATTATCTGATATTTCGGGGAGGGTATGTTCGCGTATCTTTACCTCATTATAAACGGAGTCAAGATAAAATATGATAACAATAAAGAATATAAGTAAAAAAGGGATGCGCATAGGTCTATGCCTATGCGCATCGGTTTTTAGTGTGTTAGTGGCTTCGGCCCAAGGTAAGCAGGCGCGTTCAGCGCCGGCTTATCCTTTGATTACCCACAACCCCAATTTCAGTATCTGGTCCAGCAGCGATGTGTTGACGGACAAGGCCACTGAGCATTGGACAGGCGTGGCGCATGGCTTGACCGGCTACCTGGAGGTGGATGGCAAGATGTACCGCTTTATGGGTATGGATGCACCGCGCTACCAGTCGATCATGCCGCAGGCGGCAGGAGCAGGAAAGACCACGGTGAAGTATAGCGAGCAGGCTCCAGCGAATGGTTGGCAAGCATTGACCTTTAAAGCCGCGGGCTGGAAGGAAGGGCAGCTGCCTATTTCGGATAATAAATCGGTATCCGGAACTTTTTGGGAATCGGATAACATATGGGTGAGAAGGGAATTCTCCCTAGATAAAGTTGGGCAAGAGGGGCCTTTGTACCTCAAACTGCACCACGATGATAATATCGCTGTTTACCTCAACGGACAGCTTGTGTTTGAGAAAGAGGGTTGGAACAACCGTTTTGAATATTTTGATATTTCGGCAAAAGCGAAAGGCTTGCTGCGTGCAGGAAACAACGTGCTGGCCACACAGCTGAAAAATACGGCCGGTGGCCGCTTTCTTGATGTTGATCTAGTGAAGAAGCTGCCATCTGACAAGGAAGGCATAGCGTTAGCCCAGCAAACGGGTGTCGAGGTGCGCGCTACGCAAACGGAATACAACTTTGATTGTGCAGGCGTGGCGCTTAAGTTGACCTTCACGTCGCCGCTCTTTCTAGATAACTTGGATCTGCTTGCACGCCCTGTTTCTTATCTGGGCTATGAGGTGGTATCTAAGGATGGCAAGCAACACCGTGTGACGCTACACCAAGAGGTTTCTTCGGATATCGCGGTCTACATGGCGGATCAGCAGGAGGTGGAAGGATGGGCCTATCAGGATAAAGGGCTTTCTATACTGAAAGCGGGCACCGTGGAACAACCGACCTTGCAGAAGGGGGCCGACGATATGCGTATAGACTGGGGATACCTCTACGTGGCGGCGCCGGCAGGCAAGGATGTGAAGCAATACCTATCGGGGAGCAGTGCTGCTAAAAGCGGTAGTCCTTACCGCGGCAAATCGCTCGCCCTGCATACGGAGATGGCGCTAGGTGCGGTGGGTGCTACGCCGGTAAACCGTTTTCTGACCATCGGCTATGATGAGGTGATCGCTATCCAATATTTTAACCAGGATCTACGCCCATGGTGGAACAAAAACGGCGACCGTCTATTCGAGTCGCAATTGCATGCTGCGGTAGCGGATTATCCTAAATTGATGGAGCAATGTGCCACTTTTGATAAGGATTTATGGCAACAGGCCTACGCCGCCGGAGGCGAGGAGTATGCGCATCTTTGTGTTTTGGCGTATAGGCAAAGTATTGCCGCGCACACCTTGGTGGAGAGTCCGGAGAAGGAGGTGCTATGGCTATCCAAGGAGAATAACAGTGGCGGTTTTATCAATACGGTGGATGTTACCTATCCTTCGTCGCCTTTATACTTAATCTATAACCCGGTGTTGATGCAGGGTATGCTCAACGGTATTTTCCACTTCAGCGAAACCGGTAAGTATCCGCACCCTTGGGCGGCACATGACTTGGGTACTTACCCAAAGGCTAATGGCCAGACCTATGGGGAGCCGATGCCGGTGGAGGAATCGGGCAATATGTTAATCCTGACGGCAGCCATCGCGCAGGCGCAAGGCAACGCGGACTATGCCGCCAAGCATTGGGAGGTGTTGACCAAATGGACGGACTACCTCGTAAAGGAAGGGCTAGACCCGAAGACGCAGCTATGTACGGATGATTTTGCGGGCCACTTGGCGCGCAATGCCAACCTCTCGCTAAAAGCGATTATGGGCATTGCCAGCTATGCGCGACTGGCAGAGATGCTCGGCAAGCAGGAGGTAGCCACGCGATACCGCAAGATAGCAGAAGAGATGGTGCCCCAATGGATGAAGATGGCCGACGGTGGAGACCATTATGCCTTGACCTTCGACGACAAGAAAACCTGGAGCCAGAAATATAACCTTATCTGGGATAAGGTACTTGATTTTGGCTTGTTTCCGAAAGAGGTGGCTGCAAAAGAAATAGCTTATTATTTGCCGCGCATGAATCGCTTTGGTCTGCCCCTCGACAGCCGGAAGAACTATACCAAAAATGATTGGATACTATGGACGGCTGTCCTAACCGATGACCAAGCGACTTTTAAAAAGTTTATTGACCCAGTGTATAGACATGCTTTGGAAACACCATCCCGTGTGCCGCTTAACGACTTCTACGACTCGACGAATGGTATTCGCGAGAACTTTAAAGCGCGTAGCGTGGTAGGGGGATTTTATATGAAGGTGCTAGCAGATAAGTGGGAAGGTAAGGGGGTAGTGCGTAGTGCGTATTGCGTATTGCGATAAGGGTAGCGGTGATCTAAAGATTCACCGCTATCTGCTCGTCACTTCATCACGATGTCACTATTCCTCCCCTCAAACCCCTTCCGCCGCTCGCCGCGGCAGGGCATCACTTTTGAAGGGCAAAAGTGATCAAAACCCTTCGTCTCCTTTAGGTGCTTTTTCGCACGAGTCAGGCCCACCCAAAGAAAATGTTTGGCAAAGCTGAAATAACGTCGGAATCGCTTTGGATGCGATTCCGACATGATTTCTAGTCTTTGTCCATCGCTCGATTCCCCAAACATGTTCTTTGTTTCCCAGCACGTGGAAGGAGACGGGAAGAGTGACGTTAAACGGGATCCGTATACTATCGGTAATCGATCGCGGTGATCCTCATAACTATGTCACCTTATCACCTCGTCACTAAATTCGCAAACTTTACAATCATCGCACCTGCCAATATTAAAGGCAAGGTCGCATCATTTTTGTTGCGTCTGTAGACATTTGCCTATGCACTATCCAATAAGGATGCAACAAAAATTCGCGACGGGGTTTTGCTTACTTTTGCCCTACAAAAGTAAGGCCCATGTCCCGGGCTTAGGGACGAGCCAGTCCCTGAAAGGGACAAAAGGGTATTGGGGTAATACGTATTGGATAAGGTTAGCGGTAAACCTTAAGATTACCGCACGCACCTCGTCACTTCATTACCTTGTCACCATATCACTTATTAAACACTTTTGGCGAACAGGTACGATTATTGTTATATTCGCGTAAATTAAGTGATGAGAAAACTAAGTCTGTTCCTTTTCGTGCTGCTGTGCATACAGCAGGTGACTGCCCAAATACATTACCAACCCTATTCTTTTCAGCATTACCAGCGGTATGGCAGATCCATTTATGGAGATTCCATTGCACACACTGCGGTAAAGCCATTTGTGGGTAAGCAGTTTGATGCCGCCTATGATATTGTGCCGCGCGACAGCACGCGGGGATGGATACACCGGAAGATTTTTCAAGAGCACCTGATTGAAGTGCTGAAGGATGACCATACGTTTTATGCCGATTTTCTGCCTGATTTTGTGATTGGTAGGCAAACGGGAACGAACGATAAGAACCTGTGGACCAATAGCCGCGGTATACAGGCTGGGCTGAGCGTCAAGGATAAGTTTACCTTATACTTCTCCTTCTTTGAAACGCAGGCTCGCTTTCCGACACATATCGATAGTGCGGCCGTTGCACTGGGCGGGCTGCCCGGACAGGGATTCTCCAAGAATCTCGAAACGCAGGAATTTGACTGGATGAATACTACGGTGAACATGAACTACCATGTTAGCGACGGCTTTCAGGTGAGCTTGGCCTATGATAAGTTGCATATTGGGGACGGCTATCGATCGGTGCTCCTTTCCGACAACCCTTACAACTTTACCCATGCCAAATTCTCGGGCAAGGTGAAGCGCTTTCAGTACAATTCTATTTGGGCCTACATGATGGATCGGCGCAATCCGCGTTACCAAATGTTGGAAGATCAAACGCGTATTCGAGTGGGTAACGCGTCTAAATACGCCGCCTTTCAGTATATCGACTACCTTGCGAGCGACAAGCTGACCGTTGGTCTTTTCCACTCGTTGATTTGGTCAAGATACAGTGATGCCAATGCCAAGAAGGTGAATGGGGGCGTAGGGTTGAACCTGAAGTACCAGCCTTGGGATAAGTATGTGTTCTATGGGCAGTTTTTTGCGGACGACCTGAGTAAGCTGTCGTTTAACAAGGATAGCGACCGACGCACGGCCTACCAACTGGGGGCTCGTGCCTTCGACCTGTTTGCGGTGGATAACCTTAACCTGACAGCCGAATTTAACCAAGCAGCGCCCCACACGTATCAGCATAGCAACAATCGCCTCAACTATAGCAGCGATGGCGATCCGTTGGCGCACCCCAATGGAGCCAACTTTCGAGAGCTGCTGGGTATAGCGACGTATCGTTGGAAGCGGTTTGACGTTTATGGGCAGACGATGTTTGCGCGCTATGGATTAGACCCTATGGCTGCAGACAA
This genomic window contains:
- a CDS encoding RagB/SusD family nutrient uptake outer membrane protein, with product MKKIYQFTLAICVLFASCSNFLDIPPKSIIGDSDLFTSESGVEVYLARMYSNMPFEDFKYMAQWGVEFNGWLAAMGIEGTGEALNRDGISSAFTGERTPYWGKAMTLLRDANYLIENLPQYKDAFPEITYNHYLGEAYFVRAFVFDAMARRFGGVPLVTKVIPYPAEQAELEVPRASEEETWNQVLADFDQAAALLSPASPKRGYANKYVALAFKSEAMLYAGSVAKYNETVAGRLTGLGDKTGVRVIGFAENAWQPASKKYFREAYLAAREVMQGGKYALYKKKWAANDREAQYQNMVDMFSDAESPENIYLKEYTFPVSTHGYDAYSAPFIFKAPLASGTCPTLDFMELYEGFPRYPDGTIKVTTGNSNTQGDYLLYDNPMDFFSNAEPRLRAYVIFPGDRFKGRDIEVRAGVYTGAVPVKPFFTDYSYQAAENRYQNLNAYRATPKTLFLSPREGVSQEVVNYNGTTITAAGANGPFFDNGEGNLTGLYGRKWLNPDPAFVAGEGRSDQHFVLMRYAEVLLNAAEAAVELSLAGEASPDGADLMQVATQAVNDIRERAGASLLSGVLTATESGRNTVRKERRKELALEHKSKWDIRRWRVQHYEGRNGFWGENRNKDAFSNNIRYRFRGLYPFFSTNSGKYFFDARFQWVSLKTFEYNVIDYYFAIPGGEVAKSAVIDQQPNR
- a CDS encoding gliding motility protein RemB produces the protein MRKLSLFLFVLLCIQQVTAQIHYQPYSFQHYQRYGRSIYGDSIAHTAVKPFVGKQFDAAYDIVPRDSTRGWIHRKIFQEHLIEVLKDDHTFYADFLPDFVIGRQTGTNDKNLWTNSRGIQAGLSVKDKFTLYFSFFETQARFPTHIDSAAVALGGLPGQGFSKNLETQEFDWMNTTVNMNYHVSDGFQVSLAYDKLHIGDGYRSVLLSDNPYNFTHAKFSGKVKRFQYNSIWAYMMDRRNPRYQMLEDQTRIRVGNASKYAAFQYIDYLASDKLTVGLFHSLIWSRYSDANAKKVNGGVGLNLKYQPWDKYVFYGQFFADDLSKLSFNKDSDRRTAYQLGARAFDLFAVDNLNLTAEFNQAAPHTYQHSNNRLNYSSDGDPLAHPNGANFRELLGIATYRWKRFDVYGQTMFARYGLDPMAADNFGGDIFKSEPASGGFRIGQGQAVDLFYNELRVAYVLNPKYNLRWELGLINRQQKPISTGDRTNATIFTIGLRSSFRTFQTEY
- a CDS encoding glutaminase family protein is translated as MITIKNISKKGMRIGLCLCASVFSVLVASAQGKQARSAPAYPLITHNPNFSIWSSSDVLTDKATEHWTGVAHGLTGYLEVDGKMYRFMGMDAPRYQSIMPQAAGAGKTTVKYSEQAPANGWQALTFKAAGWKEGQLPISDNKSVSGTFWESDNIWVRREFSLDKVGQEGPLYLKLHHDDNIAVYLNGQLVFEKEGWNNRFEYFDISAKAKGLLRAGNNVLATQLKNTAGGRFLDVDLVKKLPSDKEGIALAQQTGVEVRATQTEYNFDCAGVALKLTFTSPLFLDNLDLLARPVSYLGYEVVSKDGKQHRVTLHQEVSSDIAVYMADQQEVEGWAYQDKGLSILKAGTVEQPTLQKGADDMRIDWGYLYVAAPAGKDVKQYLSGSSAAKSGSPYRGKSLALHTEMALGAVGATPVNRFLTIGYDEVIAIQYFNQDLRPWWNKNGDRLFESQLHAAVADYPKLMEQCATFDKDLWQQAYAAGGEEYAHLCVLAYRQSIAAHTLVESPEKEVLWLSKENNSGGFINTVDVTYPSSPLYLIYNPVLMQGMLNGIFHFSETGKYPHPWAAHDLGTYPKANGQTYGEPMPVEESGNMLILTAAIAQAQGNADYAAKHWEVLTKWTDYLVKEGLDPKTQLCTDDFAGHLARNANLSLKAIMGIASYARLAEMLGKQEVATRYRKIAEEMVPQWMKMADGGDHYALTFDDKKTWSQKYNLIWDKVLDFGLFPKEVAAKEIAYYLPRMNRFGLPLDSRKNYTKNDWILWTAVLTDDQATFKKFIDPVYRHALETPSRVPLNDFYDSTNGIRENFKARSVVGGFYMKVLADKWEGKGVVRSAYCVLR
- a CDS encoding DUF3823 domain-containing protein, yielding MKKTSMFIALASLLLLASCNLFELDSYPAPAETLHGEVVDVATGKRVLTDQGSEGIRVRLIETSWGENVTPNPDFFCMPDGTFQHTKIFKGTYNVQIDGPFIPLLREDERGVPIADETKDLDIEGVTEAKFEVQPFLNVEWVGEPQVVNGKIQAKVRVSRGVTENEFREKIEPMGGYSSSFQNVTDIQLFVSYSSSVGYRARDERWTSALDYTGSSFNSLLGQTVTIESNGTIPPGRIVFIRAAARINYDTPVGSGTRRYNYTDAKEVFVN